Genomic segment of Vicia villosa cultivar HV-30 ecotype Madison, WI unplaced genomic scaffold, Vvil1.0 ctg.000045F_1_1_1, whole genome shotgun sequence:
TGAGAAAACAATGACATAAGTGGTAGTATATATAAtggtttgaataacggctagtttggataacggctagtttgaataacggctagtttggataacggctagtttgaataacggatagtttgaataacggctagtttgaataacggctagtttgaataatggCTAGTTTGAAtgacataatatttattataatttaaagtgGTACTAATGACCATGTTACATAGGTGTTGATAAATTAAAGTGGTACTAATGACCATGTTACATAGGTGTTGATAAATTAAAGTGGTACTAATGACCATTTTACATAAGTGATACTAACTACATTCCatattttttttcatcttattacaatatttttcatgaatatCTCGTTGACTATCGCTCATAGTAGAAGTGTCTTTCATCATTAGTTGCACTACCTTTAATTCTATCTCGTCCTCCTTACTTTGCGCTAGTCTTTCCATTGACAATAATCTTTTATTCCTTGCATCTTGCGTTGCATTTGGAATTTCCTTTGCCTTACCCTTCCTTTTTGCTGCTTTTTGTCCCATTGGACGCTCCATTGGTGATGATGAGGTAAACTCATAACTTGAAGGTGTATTTGGGTTATCCGATGATGCCTCACTAACATAAGTctttgttatttttgaagaacTTCCAATCGATTCTCCCATCCatttaggttcatcttttaaCAATCGCCATGCGTACTCAAGATTGAATGTTGTACCTTGATCCTGAGCAAAAAATGCATTTGCAGCGGCCATGATATCGTTCTTTGATGTCCCACTTTTCTTTCCATTAACAGCTTGTTTGTAACACCCAACAAATTTTTGAACCAAGCTATTTATTCGATGTCATCGACACTTTAATTGTCCCTTTAACTTTTCCCGCGATTGCCCACGATACTCGTTATAATTGACAGCGACTCTTACCCAAAAACTCTCAGCCTTTTGATCAACTCCCACAATTGGATCCTTTGAAACATTGAGCCATGATTGGATAAGTAGTATATCCTCATCCCTTGTAAAGTGCTctcgagatttttttttttaacaacaacccTTTATTCTTTTTCAGTGCCAACTTGAGTAGAAAATTGTGGAACTTGAGTAGAAAATGGTGGAACTTGAGTAGAAAATGGTGGCATCGGTggaatttgagaattttgaggattaggattttgataattttgcatgAAATTGAACATAGCTTGTTGATAATGAAAATGATTAGGATCCATTTGACCTAAACAATTGTAAtttgaagtaaaaaaaaatgaaattttgagttaaaatgatgaaattgtgagagagaaatttgaaattgaagagaaaataaaagtgtTGGTAAAATTTGTGTtagtaatttttttcaaaaaactaaatttataacaaaaaaaaataacttaaaaaaaaaattaaccgtTCAACAACGGCtctttttaatattataacaTCATAATATTAAAAGAACCGTTGCAATATTATAGCATGATGACCACGCTGGCAATGGTTTTGAATGGCTACAGTGAAAAAGTAAAGGTCCATGCTGGCAAACCAAAGCGAAAATCCACCGCTGGAGGTGGTCTAAGTGATTTTAAGGCCAATGATTGTATAACAgatcatttttaataaatattttttacaattttgaattttaaaaagaaaataatacataagaaaatttatgcttctaaaataaattaataatatttcttaAGTTACTTTTAGTGTATAAAATGTGATGCAAAAATAAGATTATGTTTTACTAAACCTTTTTTGtacacgggaacatgaagttattgatcaaaatattatttgttaacgggacatgaagttactgatcaaaatattgattattaacgggacatgaagttactgatcaaaatatttttcaagtTACATAGGGAcataaagttattgattaaactaatatttgtatacgagaacatggagttattgatcaaaatattgattattaacggaacatgaagttactgatcaaaatattttttgttcACCAATCGTTAGTTAGTCcaatggtgattggcgctggacttagTATTGATGAGATGGTAAAGAACGAGCGGGtgcttttgattattttttttgtttttgatagcgAAAGGCACAATGCCTTTCCCACTCTAACGGTAGAGGAGTGGATTGGgtgcttttgattttttttttttgtttttataacttTAGGCAATAAATGACATACATAAATTGATATAATTAATTATGTAGATGAGTGAGAAATATTTATTATGTAGATCAGTGAGAAATATTTGTTAGAGAGACACACAAAGGCACCAAAAGCAGGATGGTCAAAGGTAGTCAGTCCTAATCCCTTTCTGTTTTTTTGCCAGACATAAATTGATATAATTAATTATGTAGATGAGTGAGAAATATTTGTTACACAGACACACAAAGCCACCAAAAGCAGGATGGTCAAAGGTAGTCAATCCTAATCCCAGCGGAAGCTAATCCGTTTCTGTTTTTTTGCCAGCTTATACATGCAGTAGCCTGCAACTGTCTTGTGTATTCCCACAAATTTCCCCGTTTCTGTTTTTTTCCAGCTTATACATGCAGTAGCCTGCAACTGTCTTATGTATTCCCACAAATTTCCCTACAAGACATTACAATCATTGATAAGCCCCCAACAACTCCATCGGACAATAAAAAACAACACGTGTATGCATTTTTCCTTGATCCAATTGCAAATGCAGGGCATCCACAATTATGACCAATGATGAATCCTAATGATCAAAAACCAAAACATTTGTTTTacttaaaataaatcaattttcatttttGTATTATTAGCAATTTTAATGGTGAtgaaatgtttattttttatctttagtTATTTCTTATAATattgaaaatttattttcaatgaaCAAATATCTTCTAACAGGTGCATCATATAACATAagaaaaaaatttctttatatattttaaaattctttATACATTTTTTAAGTTAGAAACCTGAAATTCTGTTATAGAAATTCTAAACATAACTATGGTGGATGTGTTATTTTTATTAGATCTATGATTTATGTGTTGTTTTTATTAGATCTATGATTTATGTTCATTTTGCCACATTCTAGTTTATCTATGATGTAAATTTAATGTTTATTTGATCTTATTTGGCCATTCGATTTATCTTTTGGTGTAGATCTatatttttaatcattaattttaatcattactgtaataaaatagaaaagacaattttgcataaaaataaaataataaaaaatgtgtatatataaatttatactTATCATAGTTTaaattctatttaaaatatatgCAAACAAAATCATTAATTTAAAGTAGctgttaaatatatttaaataaggattaaataagtttttgatccctaaaaatattgcagtttcatttttaatCTCTAAGTTTTGACAATGGTTTTAACTGGTTTTGAcaactatttattttatataactgTTGCCTAAAGGCATGGAGGTactaaaaatgaaaactataatatttataggggccaaaaacttatttaaccctttaaataatataaacattttatatgtaatattttttataattaaaaattaacaacACTTTAATGTTTCATAACAATTTATAATTGCTGCATAATAAAaacattgaaaaaaatattaaatatacaaAGAACTTAGAAAATAGTAAAACATTTAcgatgataaaattaaatatttaaagtaGGACAAAAATAGAATCAACTActtctaataaaaaaataaaatacaatattatAGTAAATAAGACAATGTgatagtaaataaaatataacaaacaAAATATTCTAATCATCCATTAATATACTATTAAGTAACATTTTGAGTAAGAGCaccaataaataaatagattGTTTTGGAGTAACACCACAATAGCAAAGCAAAGAAAATTTGCAATAACAAATTTAACAAGTATCACCACAGTAAACAAAATAATTTCTTAAAATGGAAGTGCAatagtaaaaaatttaaaaaatttatattaaatatgacaaaatatataaataaattttttattttgataggtcAACTTATTAAACAAATGACAACACTAACGAAAACTGAAAAAATATATTGTGTACTCAATCCGatgatattat
This window contains:
- the LOC131622853 gene encoding uncharacterized protein LOC131622853 — protein: MAAANAFFAQDQGTTFNLEYAWRLLKDEPKWMGESIGSSSKITKTYVSEASSDNPNTPSSYEFTSSSPMERPMGQKAAKRKGKAKEIPNATQDARNKRLLSMERLAQSKEDEIELKVVQLMMKDTSTMSDSQRDIHEKYCNKMKKNMECS